In Candidatus Nomurabacteria bacterium, a genomic segment contains:
- the sodN gene encoding superoxide dismutase, Ni, which yields MKKKIKSIFSKVLFGEEASAHCDGPCGVYDGASAEIAARAAVSMTKKLLELTTPTPQSSPEDKLNYHHTVARYTLIKEEQSEIAKRELLILWTDFFKPEHLDAFPDLHEFIWKLAKQCSYVKQHVDLEAAEKMHADIMKLAEMHHQASHH from the coding sequence ATGAAGAAAAAAATTAAGAGCATTTTCTCTAAAGTACTATTTGGCGAGGAGGCTTCGGCCCACTGTGATGGACCTTGTGGAGTATACGATGGTGCCTCCGCGGAAATTGCCGCGCGAGCAGCAGTGAGCATGACTAAGAAGCTCCTTGAGCTCACAACGCCCACTCCGCAATCAAGTCCAGAAGATAAACTCAACTACCACCACACCGTTGCCCGCTATACACTGATCAAAGAGGAGCAAAGTGAAATTGCCAAGCGCGAACTTCTCATACTCTGGACTGATTTTTTCAAACCAGAGCATCTCGATGCTTTTCCTGATTTGCATGAGTTCATTTGGAAGCTTGCCAAACAGTGTTCATATGTGAAGCAGCACGTTGATCTCGAAGCAGCTGAAAAAATGCACGCTGATATCATGAAGCTGGCTGAGATGCATCATCAGGCCTCTCACCACTAA
- a CDS encoding S26 family signal peptidase, with product MHFNLPRHIVVRGESMLPALKPGQHCFVLPYYFSSPKINDVVLARDPRNNALIIKRIAEVQKMGEHNLYTLHGDNAAKSTDSRQLGQWDRKNILGRIFV from the coding sequence ATGCATTTTAATCTACCTCGACATATTGTTGTGCGAGGTGAAAGTATGCTGCCTGCGCTAAAGCCCGGGCAGCATTGCTTTGTGCTCCCCTACTACTTTAGCTCTCCAAAAATAAATGATGTGGTGCTGGCTCGCGATCCACGAAATAATGCCTTGATCATAAAACGCATCGCTGAAGTACAAAAAATGGGTGAACACAATTTGTATACACTGCATGGTGACAACGCTGCGAAAAGTACTGACAGTCGCCAGCTTGGTCAATGGGATAGGAAGAATATCCTAGGTAGAATTTTTGTCTAA
- a CDS encoding DNA alkylation repair protein, protein MSTQAQVQKILSDLKKQGSAKNRAGMSRFGIKTQSAFGVSVVWLRKYAKQYGKDHALALALWKSAKHEARILAAFIDEPSRVSKAQMNAWVKDFDSWDVCDQVCASLFDKTPYAFAIALQWAKRKEEFVRRAGFALMAALAWHHKTAEDRQFVPFLRACIAQSGDERNFVKKAVNWALRQIGKRNRTLHSLAIETAKILKDSPSKSGRWIALDALRELQSPKIKARIPQS, encoded by the coding sequence ATGTCTACTCAAGCGCAAGTACAAAAAATATTATCAGATCTAAAGAAGCAGGGGAGCGCGAAGAATCGAGCCGGCATGAGTCGCTTTGGTATTAAAACGCAAAGCGCTTTTGGTGTGTCGGTAGTTTGGTTACGCAAATACGCTAAGCAGTACGGCAAAGATCATGCCCTGGCGCTGGCTCTCTGGAAAAGCGCTAAACATGAAGCACGTATTCTGGCTGCTTTCATCGATGAACCGAGTAGGGTAAGTAAAGCTCAGATGAATGCTTGGGTAAAAGATTTTGATTCATGGGACGTGTGTGATCAGGTCTGCGCGAGTTTATTTGATAAGACCCCATATGCATTTGCGATTGCTCTGCAATGGGCTAAGCGTAAAGAAGAATTTGTCCGTCGAGCCGGGTTTGCGCTCATGGCTGCTTTGGCTTGGCATCATAAAACAGCAGAAGACAGGCAATTCGTGCCTTTCCTACGGGCCTGCATTGCGCAATCAGGCGATGAGCGTAACTTTGTGAAAAAAGCAGTGAATTGGGCCCTGCGTCAGATTGGTAAACGAAATCGTACTTTGCATAGCTTAGCTATTGAGACTGCTAAAATCCTCAAAGATTCACCAAGTAAGAGTGGTCGCTGGATAGCCTTAGATGCGTTGCGCGAGCTCCAAAGTCCTAAAATAAAAGCGCGTATTCCACAAAGTTAG
- a CDS encoding PD-(D/E)XK nuclease family protein — translation MSQYYNPRRKSNLYDPKSTRPFRLSRSKIDLFLNCQRCFYLDRRLGVAQPPGFPFNLNSAVDALLKKEFDLHRVKKTAHPMLAAYGIKAIPFAHAKMDEWRDALRGGVAFHHVPSGFLVTGGVDDIWVNDKDELHVVDYKATAKDGEVSLDADWQIGYKRQVEVYQWLLRQNGFKVSPTAYFVYCNGKTDAKAFDAKLEFDVKVIPYKGNDGWVDEVLVEAKDCLSSSHIPDSAEDCDYCAYRAAAREVERKPGQQKLL, via the coding sequence ATGAGTCAATACTATAATCCGCGTCGGAAATCTAATCTCTACGATCCAAAAAGTACTCGTCCTTTCCGACTTAGTCGATCAAAGATTGACCTTTTTCTCAATTGTCAAAGATGTTTTTATCTTGATCGGCGATTAGGCGTAGCACAGCCACCAGGATTTCCCTTTAATCTCAACTCCGCAGTTGATGCATTATTAAAAAAGGAATTTGACCTGCATCGGGTGAAAAAAACTGCTCATCCCATGTTAGCGGCCTATGGCATCAAAGCGATTCCTTTTGCCCATGCAAAAATGGATGAATGGCGTGATGCGCTGCGAGGCGGAGTTGCTTTTCATCACGTGCCAAGTGGTTTCCTGGTAACCGGTGGTGTAGATGACATCTGGGTGAATGATAAAGATGAGTTGCACGTGGTTGATTACAAGGCGACGGCAAAAGACGGCGAGGTTTCATTAGACGCTGATTGGCAGATTGGGTATAAGCGGCAGGTTGAAGTGTATCAATGGCTTCTGCGTCAAAATGGTTTTAAAGTTTCTCCGACCGCTTACTTTGTCTATTGCAATGGTAAAACTGATGCAAAGGCCTTTGATGCCAAGCTTGAGTTTGATGTGAAGGTGATTCCATACAAAGGAAATGATGGATGGGTAGACGAAGTGCTGGTAGAAGCAAAAGATTGTTTATCCAGCTCACATATACCTGACTCTGCCGAGGATTGTGACTACTGTGCGTATCGTGCAGCAGCCAGAGAGGTAGAGCGCAAACCCGGCCAACAAAAATTGTTATAA
- a CDS encoding YbhB/YbcL family Raf kinase inhibitor-like protein, which yields MRIRLIIVIALFCGAVLLYFIASKKDASKEGDMRLTSTAFQEGEKIPSQYTCDGDDVNPPLHISETPDGTVSFALVMDDPDAPGSTWDHWIVWDISPDTNEIVENSVPPNARQGTNDFQRLQWGGPCPPNGTHRYIFTLYALDTFLDLEEGATKDDLEQVMQGHILAQAQLLGYYQRP from the coding sequence ATGCGTATTCGTCTCATAATAGTTATTGCTCTTTTTTGCGGCGCAGTACTTCTTTATTTCATAGCTAGCAAGAAAGATGCTAGCAAGGAGGGAGATATGCGACTTACGAGTACAGCCTTTCAAGAAGGTGAAAAAATTCCTTCACAGTATACATGCGATGGAGATGATGTGAATCCACCTTTGCATATTAGTGAAACTCCGGACGGCACGGTCAGTTTTGCGCTAGTGATGGATGACCCTGATGCGCCGGGAAGCACTTGGGATCATTGGATAGTTTGGGATATTTCACCAGATACCAATGAGATAGTAGAAAATAGTGTTCCGCCTAATGCCCGACAAGGCACGAATGATTTTCAGCGTTTGCAATGGGGCGGCCCCTGTCCACCAAATGGAACACATCGGTATATTTTTACCTTATATGCTCTAGATACCTTTTTAGATTTGGAGGAGGGTGCTACCAAGGATGATTTAGAGCAGGTAATGCAAGGACATATATTGGCGCAGGCTCAGCTGCTAGGGTATTACCAAAGGCCATAG
- a CDS encoding helix-turn-helix transcriptional regulator, with product MEKVLNKVAEYRQKNEETQEELAAAVGVTRQTVIAIERGNYTPSVRLALKIAQHYSKKTDDIFSLDE from the coding sequence ATGGAAAAGGTATTGAATAAAGTGGCTGAGTACCGGCAGAAAAATGAAGAGACCCAAGAGGAACTTGCGGCAGCTGTTGGCGTCACCCGCCAAACGGTTATTGCTATTGAGCGAGGTAACTACACCCCTTCGGTTCGGCTTGCGTTAAAAATCGCCCAGCATTACAGTAAAAAGACTGATGATATTTTTTCACTCGACGAATAA
- a CDS encoding thioredoxin family protein: MLNIKDQRGLSGLTIAAIITIIAVALGLIIYFTSTNSSNSNENESMMQDENTNEAMMDDHMDDNTNEAMVDDEEHMMEDDTNTNSDAMMEDDEHAMEKDGSANTNSVSAAPGQYIDYTPAAFASASDEKRVLFFHATWCPTCKAANEAFTSRLDEIPSGVVILKTDYDSQTALKNKYDITYQHTFVQVDADGNELAKWNGGDVDLLARKLQ; encoded by the coding sequence ATGCTTAACATCAAAGATCAACGAGGCCTCAGCGGTCTAACCATTGCAGCGATAATCACCATTATTGCAGTTGCTTTGGGGTTAATTATTTATTTTACCAGCACAAATTCAAGCAACAGCAACGAAAACGAATCCATGATGCAAGATGAAAATACAAACGAAGCGATGATGGATGACCACATGGATGACAATACAAATGAGGCCATGGTGGACGACGAAGAACACATGATGGAAGACGACACAAACACCAATAGCGACGCCATGATGGAGGATGACGAGCATGCAATGGAAAAAGATGGCAGCGCAAACACTAACTCGGTTAGCGCCGCTCCTGGTCAATACATTGATTACACGCCAGCTGCTTTTGCTAGCGCCAGCGATGAAAAGCGTGTGCTTTTTTTTCACGCCACCTGGTGTCCAACCTGCAAAGCTGCGAACGAAGCATTTACATCGCGGCTTGATGAGATCCCTTCAGGAGTTGTCATTTTAAAAACTGATTACGATTCCCAAACTGCCTTAAAAAATAAGTACGACATCACCTACCAGCACACTTTTGTACAGGTCGATGCCGATGGAAATGAATTAGCAAAATGGAATGGTGGAGACGTTGACCTCTTAGCAAGGAAGCTGCAATAA
- a CDS encoding cytochrome c biogenesis protein DipZ produces MLLLIGFAFLAGVVTVLSPCILPILPVILTGSVTGSKRRPLGIVLGFILSFSFFTLFLATIVQSTGISAGALRTFSIVVLFGFGVSLLFPRVQVWLEQLFSRLSSRAPRQANRTGFWGGILIGLSIGLLWTPCVGPILASVISLALTGSVSSGAAFITLAYAIGTAIPMLAIMYGGRHLLQRVPWLMQNTGRIQKAFGVFMIITAIGISANLDRKFQTFILDTFPNYGIGLTKIEDNEQVQQELDKLNAEPNEDIQGKPMNEATQSKKEDTPAPELIPGGEWFNSDPLSLKELRGKVVLVDFWTYSCINCQRTLPYLRDWWEKYKDDGLVIIGVHTPEFEFEKDPDNVAKALRDYEIDYPVMQDNNFATWSAYKNRYWPRKYLVDQNGNIIYDHIGEGGYEETERQIQEALQNAGKSVNASISTETTDTDFTQIATPELYFGSARNQYLGNGTQFQTGSQELTLPDDMKKNMLYLSGTWNFQDEYATNSNTASITLPYQAKNVYMVAAADNAVQLQLKLDGENLSSTQTGADVDKNGQVTIQAHTLYHLISTENYGSHTLTIEIPAAGLEAYTFTFG; encoded by the coding sequence ATGCTATTACTTATTGGATTTGCCTTTCTCGCCGGTGTCGTCACCGTCCTCTCACCCTGTATTCTGCCAATACTACCGGTTATCCTGACTGGATCAGTGACTGGCAGTAAACGGAGGCCGCTCGGAATTGTTCTCGGCTTTATTTTAAGCTTCAGCTTTTTTACACTTTTCCTGGCCACCATTGTGCAGTCTACTGGAATCTCAGCCGGGGCTTTACGGACCTTCTCAATTGTCGTGCTCTTCGGCTTTGGGGTTAGCCTCCTCTTCCCTCGAGTCCAAGTCTGGCTAGAGCAACTTTTCTCGCGCCTTTCTAGCCGAGCACCCCGTCAAGCAAATCGAACTGGCTTTTGGGGCGGCATCCTCATCGGACTTAGTATTGGCTTGCTATGGACGCCTTGTGTCGGCCCAATCTTGGCATCGGTTATTTCACTCGCGCTCACCGGCTCAGTAAGCAGCGGCGCCGCATTTATCACCCTAGCCTATGCTATCGGAACAGCTATTCCAATGCTGGCGATCATGTATGGCGGACGTCATCTCTTGCAGCGAGTGCCTTGGCTAATGCAAAACACCGGTCGCATCCAAAAGGCTTTTGGTGTGTTCATGATTATTACGGCAATTGGTATTTCAGCCAACCTTGATAGGAAATTTCAAACCTTTATTCTCGATACCTTCCCAAACTATGGCATTGGCTTAACTAAGATTGAGGACAACGAGCAAGTCCAGCAAGAATTAGATAAGCTTAATGCTGAGCCAAATGAAGATATCCAAGGCAAGCCTATGAACGAAGCAACCCAGAGCAAAAAAGAAGACACGCCCGCGCCTGAGCTCATCCCAGGCGGTGAATGGTTTAATTCCGATCCACTAAGCTTAAAAGAGCTGCGTGGTAAAGTGGTACTGGTTGATTTTTGGACCTACAGTTGCATTAATTGCCAGCGCACCCTCCCCTACCTCAGGGACTGGTGGGAGAAATACAAGGATGATGGACTGGTCATCATTGGCGTACACACACCTGAATTTGAATTTGAAAAAGATCCTGATAACGTGGCAAAAGCATTGCGGGATTACGAGATTGATTATCCGGTCATGCAGGATAACAACTTCGCTACCTGGTCAGCATATAAAAATCGCTATTGGCCCAGGAAGTATTTAGTCGATCAAAATGGTAACATCATCTATGATCACATTGGCGAAGGTGGCTATGAAGAAACTGAACGACAAATCCAAGAGGCATTACAAAACGCAGGCAAGTCAGTCAATGCAAGTATTAGCACCGAAACAACGGATACTGATTTCACCCAAATTGCTACACCGGAGCTTTATTTTGGCTCAGCTCGAAATCAATACCTCGGCAACGGTACTCAATTTCAAACTGGATCCCAAGAGCTCACTCTGCCGGATGATATGAAAAAAAATATGCTCTACCTAAGCGGAACTTGGAACTTCCAGGACGAGTACGCAACAAATTCAAATACGGCAAGTATTACACTTCCCTATCAAGCGAAGAATGTCTACATGGTGGCAGCAGCGGATAACGCTGTGCAGCTGCAACTCAAGTTGGATGGAGAAAACCTTAGCTCAACTCAAACAGGTGCAGATGTCGATAAAAACGGTCAGGTTACCATACAAGCCCACACCCTTTATCATCTCATTAGCACAGAAAACTACGGCAGCCATACACTGACGATTGAAATCCCAGCCGCTGGACTAGAGGCTTACACTTTTACCTTCGGGTAA
- a CDS encoding DUF378 domain-containing protein: MKMNVMDWIAMILLVIGGLNWGLYGAFEFDLVATIFGDLSVVSKIVYVLVGLSALYVLVTLPAKGKSGSSSMPSMPQQ, translated from the coding sequence ATGAAAATGAATGTAATGGATTGGATCGCAATGATCCTTCTCGTCATTGGTGGCCTTAACTGGGGTCTATACGGTGCTTTTGAATTTGATTTGGTAGCAACTATTTTTGGCGATCTCTCAGTGGTTTCCAAGATCGTCTACGTCCTCGTTGGTCTCTCAGCGTTGTACGTGCTTGTTACCTTGCCAGCAAAAGGCAAGTCAGGTTCATCGAGCATGCCTTCGATGCCTCAGCAATAG
- a CDS encoding DUF1761 domain-containing protein, with product MKGGDYVFDVAINYWAVLVAGASSMLVGSIWYARSVFGKAWMGFVGKTEEQIKEGNPARSMFFAFILSLVVAYVLAHVIGYVKVTTLVDGLLTGFWMWLGFVFATVGTNYLFEFKKFGHFAITTGYHLVQLLVMGAILAVWQ from the coding sequence TTGAAAGGGGGTGATTATGTGTTCGATGTAGCTATTAATTATTGGGCGGTTTTAGTTGCTGGTGCCTCATCCATGTTGGTTGGTAGTATTTGGTACGCACGAAGCGTTTTTGGTAAGGCCTGGATGGGCTTTGTAGGAAAAACCGAGGAGCAAATTAAAGAGGGGAATCCGGCAAGATCAATGTTCTTTGCCTTTATTCTTTCTTTAGTTGTAGCTTATGTACTTGCGCATGTCATTGGGTATGTAAAAGTTACCACATTGGTAGATGGGTTGCTTACCGGTTTTTGGATGTGGCTAGGATTTGTCTTTGCCACTGTTGGTACAAACTACTTATTTGAGTTTAAGAAGTTTGGCCACTTTGCCATTACCACTGGCTATCACCTGGTTCAGCTCCTTGTTATGGGGGCTATTTTAGCCGTGTGGCAGTAA
- a CDS encoding CapA family protein: protein MSARYFYPVVVIILVLGAGWFCIAQVANKIAGRAPRVYASLQDQLVYEPSTDLSEVPEESSQSMHLYAVGDIMLSRTVADKMAKKGNDYPFSGMKDILQQADAVFANLECPITAGRHIEAEELSFRANPGVEELMADANISAVSLANNHSPNFGNDGLLDTISYLDAAGIASTGAGEDLDQAEQPALLTRNGITIAIVAYTWSSLVPASYGASDTQPGTAFMDIANMQSAVQRAQEMADYVFVSMHSGIEYTYTPTQQQIDFAHAAIDAGAELVIGHHPHVVQNIEAYKGKYILYSLGNFIFDQMWSQPTREGMLADIEIDSQEGVTGLDFVPVIIDDYARPRPATDKEAEPILERLQLDKVACPCTTQTADDA from the coding sequence ATGTCTGCCCGTTACTTTTATCCCGTAGTTGTTATCATCCTGGTCTTAGGCGCAGGTTGGTTTTGTATTGCTCAGGTGGCAAATAAGATTGCCGGGCGAGCACCGAGGGTATACGCTTCACTACAAGATCAGCTTGTCTATGAGCCCTCAACAGACTTGAGTGAGGTGCCTGAAGAATCGTCACAAAGCATGCATCTCTATGCTGTGGGGGATATTATGCTTTCTCGTACTGTGGCAGATAAGATGGCGAAAAAGGGAAATGACTATCCCTTCTCTGGCATGAAAGATATTTTACAGCAGGCCGATGCAGTGTTCGCAAACCTGGAGTGTCCTATTACAGCCGGTCGGCATATTGAAGCAGAAGAGTTAAGCTTCCGGGCTAACCCTGGGGTTGAAGAGCTAATGGCTGACGCAAATATTTCCGCAGTTTCCTTGGCAAATAATCACAGTCCTAACTTTGGAAATGATGGATTGTTAGATACGATAAGCTATCTGGACGCAGCCGGGATCGCCTCGACCGGGGCAGGCGAAGATTTAGATCAGGCGGAGCAGCCGGCCTTGCTGACGCGTAATGGAATTACCATCGCCATCGTTGCGTACACCTGGAGCTCCTTAGTTCCAGCCAGCTATGGCGCAAGCGACACGCAGCCTGGGACTGCGTTTATGGACATAGCAAATATGCAGTCCGCTGTGCAGCGAGCGCAAGAGATGGCTGACTATGTGTTTGTTTCGATGCACTCTGGTATTGAATATACTTACACGCCAACACAGCAGCAGATTGATTTCGCTCATGCAGCAATTGACGCTGGAGCAGAGCTAGTGATTGGTCATCATCCTCATGTGGTGCAAAATATCGAAGCGTATAAGGGGAAGTATATTCTCTACAGTCTAGGTAATTTTATTTTTGATCAAATGTGGTCACAACCAACCAGGGAGGGGATGCTGGCTGATATCGAAATCGATAGCCAGGAGGGTGTCACTGGTTTAGACTTCGTACCGGTTATTATTGATGACTATGCGAGGCCTCGTCCGGCTACAGATAAAGAAGCGGAGCCTATCCTCGAGCGCTTACAACTCGATAAGGTTGCTTGTCCCTGCACTACCCAAACGGCAGATGACGCCTAA
- the csrA gene encoding carbon storage regulator CsrA: MLILTRKLGENIRVGDRVKIIILDVKGGQVKIGVDAPKNVAVHREEIYDRVRDENRRASGVSAQAHGEVAQNFADAKQAPEVNSSSAKPSKLELAAGRVKEAFRLPSTRTGKSRRPRSNGVDKKPSSKPKSSPKQPVNPR; the protein is encoded by the coding sequence ATGCTCATTTTGACAAGGAAGTTGGGGGAGAATATCCGGGTAGGTGATCGGGTCAAGATCATCATCCTGGATGTGAAGGGTGGACAGGTCAAGATTGGCGTTGATGCGCCGAAGAATGTCGCTGTCCACCGGGAAGAGATCTACGATCGGGTGCGCGATGAGAATCGTCGGGCATCCGGTGTTTCAGCTCAAGCTCATGGCGAGGTCGCACAGAACTTCGCTGACGCCAAGCAAGCACCCGAGGTGAATAGCTCGTCTGCCAAGCCCAGCAAGCTGGAATTGGCGGCGGGGCGAGTGAAAGAAGCTTTCAGACTGCCGTCCACAAGGACCGGAAAGTCGAGAAGGCCTCGGTCCAATGGAGTGGACAAAAAGCCTTCTTCGAAGCCCAAGTCTTCGCCCAAGCAGCCGGTCAATCCTCGTTGA
- a CDS encoding 4a-hydroxytetrahydrobiopterin dehydratase, with the protein MSELLAKKCVPCEGGIPPATDEEIAQLLPQLSNWEVKVIEKNGVEMKTLQKRFTFDDFRAAMAFLRKVEGLAESEGHHPDFCVHYNKVDFTLFTHAIRGLHENDFILAVKIDRL; encoded by the coding sequence ATGAGTGAGCTCCTAGCGAAGAAATGCGTTCCATGCGAGGGCGGTATACCGCCGGCAACTGATGAAGAGATAGCTCAGCTTCTCCCGCAGCTTTCTAACTGGGAAGTGAAAGTAATAGAGAAGAATGGTGTGGAAATGAAGACACTGCAAAAGCGTTTCACTTTTGACGACTTCCGAGCTGCTATGGCATTCCTACGTAAGGTTGAAGGGCTAGCCGAGTCCGAAGGACATCACCCTGACTTTTGCGTTCACTATAATAAAGTCGATTTCACCTTGTTTACTCATGCCATTCGCGGTTTGCATGAAAACGATTTTATTCTGGCCGTTAAGATAGACCGTCTCTAG
- a CDS encoding DUF4342 domain-containing protein yields MTEEFKVNGEDLVRKIKELIHEGNVRRISIRQDDKTMLEIPVTWAAVGAVIAPVFAAVGALAALVTECTIVVEKKDE; encoded by the coding sequence ATGACTGAAGAATTTAAAGTCAATGGTGAGGACCTTGTTCGCAAGATCAAGGAACTCATCCACGAAGGCAATGTTCGTCGCATTAGCATACGGCAAGATGATAAAACCATGCTGGAAATTCCAGTTACCTGGGCAGCGGTCGGCGCGGTGATTGCGCCAGTTTTTGCCGCAGTTGGTGCTTTAGCAGCATTGGTGACCGAATGCACTATCGTGGTGGAGAAAAAAGATGAGTGA
- a CDS encoding ABC transporter permease, with product MLNLIWENLRLALSAIWNSRLRSFLTMLGIVIGVFSVVTLVSIGTGVQKEFESSISDFGANIAAVISGDLGGEEGGGAITSFASLSSLSLEDVASIRTIDGASVVAPMMIVPGAVSINEDTPFQPLIMATTSDIDTLLEFNFVNGRGFSSSEMTDSARVAIVGSDFADMYFPDGALGQDFMLLDEKFTIVGTYASSSELFSGESNGVLGKVPNFNESILIPVSTAEDVLDTLNIFRIVARFDKTEQVQPGVDAIQEKLLANHKGVKDFSVLTADDILDLFDQFFGILTGAVAGIAAISLIVGGIGIMNIMLVSVTERTKEIGLRKAIGASGANILLQFLIESVILSIVGALIGIGLSIIAGIFIQAKLGLSTFLDIRIAFIGIAFSVLIGVIFGVAPAIRAARLNPIDALRYE from the coding sequence ATGCTTAATCTCATTTGGGAGAATTTACGATTAGCCCTAAGTGCTATCTGGAACAGTCGCTTACGTAGCTTCTTAACCATGCTTGGCATAGTCATCGGTGTTTTTTCGGTGGTAACTCTGGTAAGCATCGGTACCGGTGTGCAGAAGGAATTTGAAAGCTCAATTTCTGATTTTGGTGCAAATATTGCCGCAGTCATTTCAGGTGACCTCGGTGGAGAGGAAGGCGGGGGAGCGATTACCAGTTTTGCCAGTCTCTCTTCCCTTAGTCTCGAGGATGTTGCCAGCATACGTACGATTGATGGGGCGAGTGTTGTAGCACCCATGATGATCGTTCCTGGAGCGGTAAGTATTAATGAGGATACGCCATTCCAACCCTTGATTATGGCAACGACTTCGGACATTGATACCTTGCTTGAGTTTAACTTCGTGAATGGTCGAGGTTTTTCTAGTAGTGAAATGACTGACAGCGCTAGGGTGGCGATCGTGGGAAGTGATTTTGCGGATATGTATTTCCCAGATGGCGCACTAGGTCAGGATTTTATGCTTCTCGACGAGAAATTTACGATTGTTGGTACTTACGCGAGCTCTTCAGAATTGTTTAGCGGTGAGTCTAATGGCGTACTCGGCAAGGTTCCTAACTTCAATGAATCAATTCTCATTCCGGTCTCTACAGCTGAGGACGTGCTTGATACCTTAAACATTTTCCGAATTGTTGCTCGCTTTGATAAAACCGAGCAAGTGCAACCTGGTGTTGATGCTATTCAAGAAAAGCTACTTGCCAATCACAAAGGAGTGAAAGATTTTTCAGTCTTAACCGCAGACGATATTCTTGATTTGTTTGATCAGTTTTTCGGCATTCTCACTGGCGCGGTAGCGGGCATTGCTGCTATTTCACTGATCGTCGGAGGAATTGGCATTATGAATATTATGCTCGTGTCAGTGACTGAGCGAACAAAGGAAATCGGCCTACGAAAGGCGATTGGCGCTTCAGGAGCAAACATCCTTTTACAATTTCTCATAGAATCGGTAATATTAAGCATTGTTGGTGCATTGATAGGTATAGGCTTGTCGATCATTGCCGGGATATTTATTCAAGCCAAGCTGGGCTTGAGCACATTCCTGGACATCAGGATCGCCTTTATCGGAATAGCCTTCTCGGTACTTATTGGCGTGATATTCGGAGTTGCTCCGGCTATCCGAGCCGCCCGACTAAATCCAATCGACGCACTTCGCTACGAATAA
- a CDS encoding ABC transporter ATP-binding protein, with translation MALLELKNVVKAYQLGDHSLEVLHSVNLSVAKGEFVAIMGPSGSGKSSLLNILGCLDLPSSGEYHFDGRLIQGLGSNALAKIRLEEIGFVFQSFNLLPRYSAMKNVELPLTYSRKKNRKEKVMEILEQVGLVDRAHHAPRQLSGGEMQRVAIARALVNDPKVIFADEPTGNLDSKTGVDIMNLFAKLHAQGRTLVMVTHDDEVAAYAQRRILIRDGEVRDA, from the coding sequence ATGGCACTACTTGAGTTAAAAAATGTAGTTAAGGCGTATCAGTTAGGTGATCACTCACTTGAGGTTCTGCACAGTGTAAATCTATCGGTCGCCAAAGGGGAGTTTGTCGCCATTATGGGACCCTCTGGGTCAGGTAAGTCGTCGCTTTTAAATATCCTAGGTTGTTTGGATTTACCAAGCAGTGGGGAATACCATTTTGATGGACGTTTAATCCAGGGCTTAGGCTCAAACGCCTTAGCCAAGATTCGCTTAGAGGAAATCGGTTTCGTATTCCAGAGTTTTAATCTCTTACCTCGCTATAGTGCGATGAAAAATGTGGAGCTACCTTTAACCTATAGTCGGAAAAAGAATCGCAAAGAAAAGGTAATGGAGATCCTCGAGCAGGTTGGCTTGGTTGATCGGGCGCATCATGCACCGCGTCAGTTATCAGGCGGAGAGATGCAACGCGTTGCGATTGCGCGGGCGCTTGTGAATGACCCTAAAGTTATTTTTGCCGATGAGCCAACTGGTAATTTGGATTCTAAAACCGGTGTAGATATTATGAACCTCTTTGCCAAGCTGCATGCACAGGGCCGAACCCTTGTAATGGTTACTCATGATGATGAAGTGGCGGCCTACGCTCAGCGTAGAATACTTATCCGTGATGGGGAGGTGCGCGATGCTTAA